GCAACACAACTTCCACTTGTACCTTCTTTTAAATGTCAAAATGAATCCCAATAGTAAAATACTGACAAATTAGAGGCTGACAAGCTTCTACTGCATGAGAAATTCTTGATTTTCAAAATTTGGGTGGTAGTTTTATCTCTTACTACAGATAATGACGGAGAAAGGAGATCACATCAGTTCTTCCTAAAACCTCAGCTTTCTCTGATTGTGGAACTAACTGTTGATGTTCTAAAGCAGCTCTTCTCAAACCTCACTGTACACAGGTATTACTTGGGCATCCTGTTTCAATGTAGATTCTGAATTTCTTACAAGTAGTACCCTGGAGCTGCCTGGCATGGACTACACTTTGAATCGTAAGCTCTAAACCAGCACAGTCCAACAGAACCTCCTTCAATGgtggaaatgttctgtgtctgCACGGCCCGTACAGCAGCTACtgggcacttgaaatgtgaccATGTGTgactaaaaacagaattttaaattatttaatattttaattgccttattatttaatcttaatttaaatttaagtagccATATTGTAATCAATTGTGTCTCTTTCTCGTCCCATCTGATAGAGACTGTTTGATACATCTTTGCAACTTCCGCAACATAATCACAGGGTCTTTTCAAGAATGGGTATCCAAGAAATGTAAGTTGAGTGATTAGGGTTTAAGTGGCAAAATAGAACTTCTCGTATGTGAACTAGAAAGGGGGAAAATCAGACAGAAATCTTTGTGCCTCTCTCAGGAAAGCAAAGGAGGGTACTgtggagaggggagaagggacgGGGGCTGTTTATGTGTCAGGAAAGAAGCTGGGATTGGCTGGCCACAATGGAGAAGTGACAGATAAGCAGTCAGCTAGCCACAACAATCCCTGGCCAACCAATCCATGGACAGCTCTTTCAGCTCTGGTTTCCCTATCTCTGAAAGGAGAAGGTGAGATTCACTATCTCATCATTAGtgtccattccatcccattatctAATGCTACAACTGTCACAGTAAGACAAGGCTCTTCCATGGAGAAGGATCCGCAAGGCTACTGCTCCCATCTAAGTTGTCGTAAGTCACAAGAGTTCGACAGAAGTTTTAAACAAGGCTgagtttctaattctttgaatatAAGGAAAAATTGACAATGATGAAAAGGAGATTCCAAGAAGATACTATTTTAAATGGGCCAAACATTCTATTTATCAAAGTGTCCTCACCTGTAGGCGTTTGGTGGCTTGTCCAAGAGATCTTTCCACAGCTTTGATGCCATTTTCCAACCTCAGACTCTGCTGGCCTTGAATGTCAATCTCCCCTTTGACCTTACCGATCTTTCCTTTAACCTCTTCCTCATTGACCTGTGCCTCTTGAACTTCCCGTTGCAATTTTTCTGCTTCAAGACCACTTTCCATAGTCCGGATCTGTGCCAAATAGTCCTTTAATTTGTTTTCACattctgttattttctgtcttatttcttGAAGTTGATCCTTcagctgtttttcattttcctgttcAATCTGTAATTCATTTTCCCAGAATTCTTCCTCCTCAATTTCTACATCGTTTCTTTTGATCTTTTGCTCTAGACGGACAATTTCCTCTTCAAGGTTGGAATTATACTTTTGCTCCCAAAatcttatttctatttcattagaTTCCAGCTGTTTCTCAATGGATTGAAGCTTCTCTGTCTGCAGACGGATCAGCTTCTTCAACTCATCTGCTGTTGTTTTGCAGTTATTCAGCACCTTTTGCTTAAACTCAGTTTCTTTACCTTTTCCAAAAATGTCCATTAATCCTTTGGCACCTCCTGTAAATGTCAGTGATTTCCTTTTCGGTTCCCTCCTTTTGATTGATTTGTCAATCTGAGGCCTCAGTTTAGCTAAGGGGGGCAGACTCTGCCTGTATAAAGTTCTTTCAGGAATTCGAGCCACACTGTCTGAAGTGGGTCGCTCACTGAGAGACGGCCCAGTTCGTCGTAGAATGAGCTGCACATCACTAGCATACTGCCCCCATTTGTTTAAGGATATGATAGGATTTTCATGAGGTGCTAAGTGTCTTTCAGTATCTCTCCATTTCTCTATAAGGGTGTACCTTCCAGTTCGACCTATGTAAAAAAGGTAAGAATAACTTGTCAAAATGGGATATGTAATAGTTAAAAAATGGAGTAAGAATGCCATTTGATGATTGTGTATTTTCGATTAGCATCAGAGGGTCAAGTTTGAGTCTAGTTCAGGTTCCTTTAAACCCTTTACTTGAAGATACCAAATCCCTCACGACATGTAACAACATAAAATCAGAAGATGTGTATTGCACATACTCTTTAGGCTTGCTTAGAAATTCAACTTTATACTTTAAAACTTGGTGGGACTCTTATACTCTTGCCAAATACCTGGCTGCCTAGAACTTCTCATTTGGGGCAAGACTGAACAAAGTTTATTTTCTAGCTGAAACAAAGGACAACAGAATCACCATGTGAAGCATGAGTGGCTGGTCCAGGAACTAGGTGGAACTTCAAAACTCAAATACATTTCCACTGTGCAAATCCCTCGGCTTTTTTCCACATCAGAACTTGGGAGGGCTGGAGGCCCCACTTCTCCTCCTGAAAGGAGACATGGGGACCAGTGGAGAACTGTGACTCAGCCACAGGAGGTGCCCAGGTCTCCTCTCCATCTCCACCTGAGTGCTCCACCAACCCATCGCTCACACAGCTGACATGTTCCTGGACACCCATgacaaacaaaaaagcagctcaatgaaaaaaactcttcaaaacaaATTCATATAAAAAGAGGGGCCTGAAGAGAAGACTTGTTCAGTTTTGGTAGTATGATAGTATCagagattcttaaaaaaaaaaaaaaactcaaagcaaaatattgttaaaaacaaaccagcaggctgggtgcagtggctcacgcctgtaatcccagcattttgggaggcaaaggtggacAGActtcttaagcccaggagtttgagaccagcctgggcaacatggcgaaaccctgtctctacaaataaaatatgaaaaagttagccgggaatggtgctgtgcacctgtagtcctagctacttgagaggctgaaatgggagaatcgcctgatcctggcagatcaaggctgcagtgagctgtattgtgtcactgcactccagcctgggtgacagagtaagactctgtctcaaaaaaaacaaaacaaaacaaacaaacaaacaccagaaTACAATCACATATACATTGAAAAATATACTGAATCTAATCATTATGAAAGTAAGATAAAGTTTCAGAAGAATATGAATATAATGCCATAAGCTTGaacatgctttttaaatattttcatttaagatGAGTGGGTCAGatagattatttaaattttgtgaaaagtgtacataaataattacaaagaaaaaaaaccaatgcTGCCATCCAGCAATTATACTTGTATAAACAGCTATTGATTTACCTTcctggctttcttttttaaatttcatgagcTTCTGAGCCAATAGTAGTATTTTTGCAATTACAGCATCAACAAATGGAAATCTAGATGTGTAAATATCAACACCCATGTATGCAATTCATGAGaagcacattaaaaaatgattttgctATAAGCATATGAGTGTGTTCTCCTTTAGGGAAACCTGAATTTGGGGTATAGCTGGAAGTTGGGGTTTTGGAGGCAAACAATCCTACGTGAGTTACTTACTAGATAAGCAGCACAACTTCCCTTCTAAAATGCTTCGCAGATTCTGAGGGTTAGCACCTACCACACTGCCTGGCCCACAGCAGGCATTCAACACGTGGTAGCTAGTAAGACATTTTTCCTATAACAAAAGGGCTGACCACAGAATTCCTTTAAATAGTGATGTGTCATCACaatgatcttttatttatttatttattttttcccctcccttGCCCAAcaatctgacttttaaaaagcaacttcCAACTATGTAAACTAGACAGAGATGGGACAAAGGGTCTGGAGTAGAAAGGTCTGGGTTCAAATGTGGCTCTGCCTCCTACTGTGCTTACCTACATGATCTGAACAATTAAATTTCCTttagcctcagtctcctcatctgtgggATAAGAGTAGTACTGCCTTATCTGACAAGGTGGTTCTGAGACTcaagtgagaatgtaaaatataaatatgtttgtgAAATTGAAAAGTGCTAGATAATATTAGTTACATTTATCAAAATGCCCAGGCTAATAAGGGggatgaaaaagaaaaccttagcACAATAGATTAGcttcttgaaataaaaaatgtttccaatGATTTTCAGGTTAAAAATTACTCTAATTGCTCccaaagaaaaaccacatgacACATCTGCAATGTTAAAACTGTCCCATGTGTACAAACTGCTTCAAAGGTCATAGCACTATGCCTATCAACTGCTTTTAGGAATCTTACTCTTCTCTGAACCTCTGTGTCCTCCTTCGGTAACAGGAGGGGTTAGATAAACCGGTAGAGTTCTTTCCAATTCTATCAGCCCAATGAAGTATCTTTAGAAGGAAAACCGAATCATCACATTATATGAactaaacaaaacattttaaagaccctaatttattcataattaaaaataaaactaattttccaGTGCTTACTGGTACTGCTACCCTCTGAGAATGTCTTGGAAGGTTATTTAGAATTGCTTTTACTGCCAGTATTGGCTTTTGTTAAATAATGCACATTTAGTACTACTGGGTCAAAAAATTCCATCCAGCAATataaaaaagctttttttaaaaaaggcaaatgaattaatagatttgattttattatataaattgggttttaaatattttatataggaaTTAAATTCCATAATCGCTGTTTTTAATATCCATAACTTGGCAGCGCTCTACAGattctatttccttcatttacACAGATTCTGATTCCTCCTGCAAAACTCCTTTTAGCGTATTTGACCACATGGATACATTCAGTTATACCTTCTGTACTATTTTGATGTaatcttaaaatgaataaaaaggaatatctatctgtctgtctgtctatctatggCATTTGTAGTTTAAGCTGTTTTTGCATTGTAGGACTGTGTGACACTATCAAATAATTTTGATCCAATTTAGTGgggtaaaaaatattaattatacttttaaatattgaagcaACTGAGACTAATCCCAAGAATCATTAAATTTATATACTGAAGAAACTTACATACAGGTTTTAATGCATTAATGAGATCTTATTGAATGACTGATTgacataaattaaaagaaaacaggatAACAGCTTACTTTCACTTAAGAAAGCAGAATACACAACTATAAAGTAacataacattttgaaaatacacaCCAAAACTCAAACAAGGGTCACTCAGAAATTTATGCCCTGAATTCAACCATTTTTTAATATTCcaacaatttttataattttaggaaatTTCTCCTTACAGTCATAAATCAAAATCATGATTTAAAAGTTACATCTTGCTATTTAGTTAACAAACGTATATTGAACAACACATATGTGTCAGAAACAGTGCCAGGCTCTAGAGAAGTAGATTCTACTAAACATCTTCATCACCAACCCTCTGGAGTTTTCATTTTAACTGACATTTGATATTTTCCTCAGTATCAAATCCTCCACACCCCAAAGATGAATATTGGACATTATTCAAAAGAACATGACAAAGAAATGGCACTAATCTCTTATGAATTTAATGCTAACATATCTTCAGGTTTCTGGACATATGAGAAATAATGTCAGTAACACCTGACTTATTCTTTATCTATGGAGGATAAGCTATCCAACAGCACTGAATTTTTTTGATAGTAGATATTTTGCTTCTTgagctataaatattttaatgaaaattttgtaaaatacattACACAGTCCAGGACTCTTATGCAAACTCTAGTGAACATAACTAGCTTTTTCCATAATGACTTAGAATTCTTACAGTAAGCGTTGATCTCTGTAACAGAACTTACACTTTATTATCTTATAGCCTGTAAAATGCTTTTGATGCTTTTATATATATCATCTTAGTTCTGTGAGTTAAGCAGTATAGATATTAACGATCCTCGTCTTATCAGTGAAGAAATAAAAGCTTAaagaattttaagtaattttctgATGACATTTTTTTTACTATACTATTTAAGTTCTGAGTGAAACTACTAAAATAACTCTTACCCCACAGTATTTCTTAGAATAACAgcgacacaataaaaaattatctctgaATATACCTGTCAGCCAGTTGTGCATTCAAACCATAGTTACATCATCCACAGTATATCTTCCCAGTGTATATCATGTAATCACAGAATTACTGTCTACTTAGAATTATATGATAAGCTCACTACtactaaacataataaaaatagtggccaggcatggtggctcacacctgtaatcccagcactttgggaggccgaggcgggcagatcacgaggtcaggagatcgagaccatcctggctaacacggtgaaaccccgtctctactaaaaatagcaaaaattagctgggcgtggtggtgggtgcctgtaggcccagctacttgggaggctgaggcaggagaatggcgtgaacccgggaggcggagcttgcagtgagcggagatcacaccactgcactatagcctgggtgacagagtgagactccgtctcaaaaaaacagttAGAGTACCTGTGATTTACTGGGCATTGTGCTGGTTACgttaaaaaaatataaaccaaaataaGTAGAAAACACTACAAACCAGAAGATTTTGGGAGCTGTTCGTTAACACAGCATAATCTAACCCATCTTGACTGATGCATGCTATGAATTAACATGTATTAacattcattaaaataatattctacAGATGTGGAAAATACAGaagctaattaaaataaaaaattagacttgttataaatattaaaattgtaaatGAATATGTGGAAAATTAATTCACAATACAGtaaatgaaaaatgagacaatgagactcaaaactacaaaaagcatatgaagagtataattttttaaaagctcatctATGGGTACACAAAAAACATTGTTTATTGCTAGGAAGTAGAATCATGAGTGATTCTCTtaccttctttgtgttttctaaatttcaaGATAATCTACAATAAATAATATTACTTTATAAATGTAGAAAagtaatcaatttttaaatttctaaaattgatattttacatgtgaaACTAAGAGTTAAATATGACAAAGTACATATTTCTTTCCTTGTCTTCTCAATGACACCAAGTATCAAAGTACTGTGGATCAGAAATCCTTTTCCTCAATCTCCTtgatttccttctcttccttctttcctctctcatcTTTTGTTAGCTGGACTTTTATTTCAGTGTTAAGCTCTAAGCTGCCTGAGGGCAGAAATACATCCTTGTCATATTTTTGGTTTGAGATAAAAGCAAATGCATTTTCTCCATTATAACTTGAGATAGATGATCTGTCAAAGGCTTTCTGTTTCACTTAGATTTGAGAAGCAGTTTAGActctgaaaaaaatgcatttctgaGATATTTTACAGGGGAAACAAACTAGAACATTTAAATTGGGAATGTTTCAGAAAGTTCAGGGTGTACAGTGACAAACTCCGAGTGCACTCTTGCAGGACAGTTGAACCACTTCATGCCAAGAAGAGGTTTCAACTAAGGTTTCACTTTTAGTTATTCTGTCATCATTTGAGCATGTGTCCTACATCCATCACCTAAATCTAATCTGTCAAGATTGTCAGATTAGTGTAGAAAAGATTTCTTCCTATAGTATTAGATAGATTCAACATCTTTCATCAAACTATGTTGTTTTTAGCTTTTTGCTAACTCAATTTGATTGATTAGTAGCATGAAGAAAACCTTAGctgtcatatatatatttgcaggTTGACAACTTGTGTGCATATTTTCATAGTAAGTCATTTTGATAGTTTCCACGgtttcctaaaaataattttaactatcCAGAAAAAAACCTGTAACTCCTAATCAAGaatacactgtgtgtgtgtgtgtgtgtgtgtgtgtgtgtgtgtgtgtgtgtgtgtgtgtgtagtgccCCCATGAGGCAAAGACGCGCACTTAAACCTAAGAAACCAGTCTACAAATTGCTTCACTATACATTCTTGACAGCCACCTGTGGTTCTGGTCATCAGTCCATGCTCTACTAATAATCTAGCTAGCCACTTACTGTGTTAGGCCTTGGAAGTTCTGGGGTTGCTTTTCAGAGCAGCAATTTTCTCTAATTAATAAAACCTTGCCACAGAAATCAGGATCCACAGCTCTCGGCTACTTGCCAGTAGAGTCATTTCCAGATGAATTCTGAGTTCAGTGAAGTATTTACGATACAGAAAGAGTTGTTTGGCCAAGTTTGGAGGAATATCGTAAAACATTTGTATTCAAGTTGTCAACTTTTCTAAACAGCTCTTGGATTGAGTTATTGAGAAAGTAAAAATAGGAGGGTagatttagttaaaatgtctttttgGCTTGTTCACAAATAAGTATACTCTGTAGTCCGAGTGGGCAAGCACATACATGGTACCTCTGGGCATTTTCCCCTTGAAATTCTGTGTAAAAAGTGTGATTAtgcaaacaaccccataaaagtgggcaaaggatatgaacagacacttctcaaaagaagacatttatgcagccaacagacacatgaaaaaatgctcaccatcactggccatcagagaaatgcaaatcaaaaccacaatgagataccatctcacaccagttggaatggcgatcattaaaaagtcaggaaacaacagatgctggagaggacgtggagaaataggaacatttttacactgttggtgggactgtaaactagttcaaccattgtggaagacagtgtggcgattcctcaaggatctagaactagaaataccatttgacccagccatcccattactgcatatatacccaaaggattataaatcacgctgctataaagacacacgcacacgtatgtttattgcagcactattcacaatagcaaagacttggaaccaacccaagtgtccatcaatgatagactggattaagaaaatgtggcacatatacaccatggaatactatgcagccataaaaaaggatgagtccatgtcctttgtaaggatacggatgaagctggaaaccatcattctgagcaaactatcacaaggacagaaaaccaaacaccacatgttctcactcataggtgggaactgaacaatgagaacacttggacacagggtggagaACACCACACACcggacctgttgtggggtgggggaatggggtagggatagcattaggagaaatatccaATGTAAAtgacttaatgggtgcagcacaccaacatggcacatatatacatatgtaacaaacctgcatgttgtgcacatgtaccctggaacttaaagtgtaattttaaaaaaatggaacttcacacacacacacacacacacacacacaaaagtgtcATTATGGACAGATGCAGCTTATAGCACTACTCAACTACCTTGACTTTTgtaaaaactactttttttttcttttttagtactGTCCATGGCTTAATTCCCAAATATAACAAGGAAAGCCAGGTTTGACAATTAATAAACATAGTcttcactaagaaaaaaaagctgtatATTTTAATTCACATAAATTAAGTGAAGCTCTTAATAGTGACAATTACTAAATAAGCTCATagaaagaacatgaaaaaattaaatgcctTAATTTTCTCCTCTTTAATAATTAAACTTAAGTCTACATATATAAGATTCTCAAATGCAAAAAGAGTTTCACTGGATGTGAAAGCCCAGAATTTTCAGCATTGCTGCAATATATTCTTGTGCAATAGTGTTTAAGGAAAAATCAAAAGATGTCAATATTACAAGAAAGTCTCTGTCTTGTATAGGGCACTGTAAACCTCTAACAGTGCATCTGCCACAACACAGGTGGCACAATCATCTCTACCAAATGCTAAAGTGCCTTGGCAACAGTATGACTCATTTCAATGCTGAGCTAATTGACATGCTTCCAATATAAACTGGCGAGACATAAAATCAACTTTTGATAAGGAGCTCAAAGACAAAGAGGCCCTGAACACTTAGCATGGTGCTGGCCACACAGCTTCCTCTTAGTACctgtttgttaaatgaaagaCTTAAGATGCAAATATAAACTTGGACCCATATCGCTGGTTTTTCTGATGCAGGTGTTTATGCCCTCATCATTTAAGGCAACTAAATCTACATAAACTATGATGAAGATAagcttaaaataaataagaagaaagggTAAAACATGGTGGGAGAATAACATGAAGCCAAGAGCTGTGCTTCATTTTCACTGtataataagattttattttattttatttattgagaccgagtttcgctgtcacccaagctgtagtgcagtggcatgatcttggctcactgcaacctctgtctcctgggttgaagccattctccttcctcagcctccatagtagctgggattacaggtgcgcaccaccacgcccggctaatttttgtagttttattaaaGACGGGTTtgaccatgtttgccaggctggtctcgaattcctgacctcaagtgatctgcccgcctcagcctcccaaagtgctgggattacaggcgtgagccaccatgcccagccaatcataagattttaaaagtataaattatcTTTCCAGTGAAGAACGATGTTATTTCATTTGTTGTATTTTCTGAAAGTATGGAGAAATAAACAATAGGTGGGATTTTTCCTAATGAGGGATTCTGGGAACTAAGAAACTAAATTCTTAATCTGGGTCTAAATTTTGGCTCATGGAAACATCTTTAGTGTCAGAAGTCACTGTTTAGGCTGAACAACAGGAgaggagaaggcagtgtagatgttAACTCAGGGTTAGTAAAATCTAGGGGTGTCAGAGAACAAGCATCATCACAGATTTACCTAAACACAGGCAAACTGTAATAAGTACAAGAGTGCCTGTGAGACTTATTATGgaaccaaaagaacaaaatcccctagaaatctatatttaaaacaaacacatacaacGAAAGAAAGTACAATGTACTTTTCTCAGATACCCACAGAGTTCACTTACCTATTGCTTGAGCTAAGGCTATGACAACCTCCTGGCAAGTTGTGACTTCAGTGACTCCACAAACAATCCTCTGAACTCCATCCACCCATACTTTAAGTTCCATGGTGCACCGGCCAGTCACTCAAGGTCCCTGAGAGTGGTCATCAGGGTGTTAGGTCATGTCTCTAGCTGCAGGAACACGGAGTGGAGAAGACTAAGTCTGTGTAGTCAGCTAAAAAAGGGCAAAAAATCACTTGTAATAAAATGAATCAACATTTCTTCTAGTAAGTATGTAAGTATtacacaaaacaaattttaacataTCATAAACT
The Pan troglodytes isolate AG18354 chromosome 10, NHGRI_mPanTro3-v2.0_pri, whole genome shotgun sequence genome window above contains:
- the RASSF8 gene encoding ras association domain-containing protein 8 (The RefSeq protein has 1 substitution compared to this genomic sequence), translated to MELKVWVDGVQRIVCGVTEVTTCQEVVIALAQAIGRTGRYTLIEKWRDTERHLAPHENPIISLNKWGQYASDVQLILRRTGPSLSERPTSDSVARIPERTLYRQSLPPLAKLRPQIDKSIKRREPKRKSLTFTGGAKGLMDIFGKGKETEFKQKVLNNCKTTADELPKLIRLQTEKLQSIEKQLESNEIEIRFWEQKYNSNLEEEIVRLEQKIKRNDVEIEEEEFWENELQIEQENEKQLKDQLQEIRQKITECENKLKDYLAQIRTMESGLEAEKLQREVQEAQVNEEEVKGKIGKVKGEIDIQGQQSLRLENGIKAVERSLGQATKRLQDKEQELEQLTKELRQVNLQQFIQQTGTKVTVLPAEPIEIEASHADIEREAPFQSGSLKRPGSSRQLPSNLRILQNPISSGFNPEGIYV